The Oncorhynchus tshawytscha isolate Ot180627B linkage group LG05, Otsh_v2.0, whole genome shotgun sequence genome includes a window with the following:
- the LOC112251184 gene encoding 60S ribosomal protein L5-like: protein MGFVKVVKNKSYFKRYQVKFRRRREGKTDYFARKRLVIQDKNKYNTPKYRMIVRFSNRDIVCQIAYAKIEGDMIVCAAYSHELPKYGIAVGLTNYAAAYCTGLLLARRLLNKFGLDKVYEGQVEVTGDEFNVESIDGQPGAFTCYLDAGLARTSTGNKVFGALKGAVDGGLSIPHSTKRFPGYDAESKEFNAEVHRKHIMGVNVSEYMSYLMEEDEDAYKKQFSRFIKNGVAPDTVQEMYKKAHAGIRNNPVHEKKPKKEVKKKRWNRAKLSLAQRKDRVAQKKASFLRAQEQEAADS, encoded by the exons ATG GGTTTTGTGAAAGTGGTGAAAAATAAGTCCTACTTCAAGAGGTACCAGGTCAAATTCAGGAGGAGGCGAG AGGGAAAGACGGATTACTTCGCCCGTAAGCGCCTGGTCATCCAAGATAAGAACAAGTACAACACACCCAAATACAGGATGATTGTCCGCTTCTCCAACCGGGATATTGTCTGCCAG ATTGCCTATGCCAAGATCGAGGGGGACATGATCGTGTGCGCTGCCTACTCCCACGAGCTTCCCAAGTACGGGATCGCCGTTGGTCTGACTAACTATGCAGCAGCCTACTGCACTGGTCTGCTGCTGGCCCGCAGG CTGCTGAACAAGTTCGGCCTGGACAAAGTGTACGAGGGACAGGTGGAGGTCACTGGAGATGAGTTCAACGTGGAGAGCATCGACGGTCAGCCAGGTGCGTTCACCTGCTACCTGGATGCAGGGCTCGCCAGAACCAGCACTGGCAACAAGGTTTTCGGAGCCCTGAAGGGGGCTGTGGATGGAGGCCTGTCCATCCCCCACAG CACTAAGCGCTTCCCTGGATATGATGCGGAGAGCAAAGAGTTCAATGCAGAGGTCCACCGCAAGCACATCATGGGTGTCAATGTGTCTGAGTACATGAGCTATCtgatggaggaggatgaggacgcATACAAGAAGCAGTTCTCTCGCTTCATCAAGAATGGTGTTGCCCCTGACACG GTTCAGGAGATGTACAAAAAGGCCCATGCTGGCATTCGTAACAACCCAGTCCACGAAAAGAAGCCCAAGAAAGAAGTCAAGAAGAAGAG GTGGAACCGTGCCAAGCTCTCTCTGGCCCAGAGGAAAGACCGTGTTGCTCAGAAGAAGGCCAGCTTCCTCAGGGCTCAGGAACAGGAGGCTGCCGACAGCTAA